ttccctcccactcccccctcccagagcTGTGCCGCTGGAGGGCCTTTAACCCTTTGCGTCCCACGAGTACCCCATCACTTGACCAGCCTCCGCACTGGGGGGTGTTGGGATGGTAGAAGCCCCTTCTCCAGAAAGCAGCCTGATAAGAACGCACCAGTGCCAAGCCATGATTGCCACCCTAGCGTAAAACtgtggttccctcctccctctGCAGAACAAACGTCCTTCCTCTTACTTCGCCCTCTTCCCCCCTTAAAACTTCCAATGTTTTAAAAGGGAAACTTTGAACTGACGATCAATTTCACAGTAAGCCTCCGATTTTCTCTAACACCCAAGCGGCAGAGATCCCCAGCCTGGGAATTAAGcttaaaaagccatttctgcccaacgttgcgtatacgcaacagggatgaaAGGTGCACACCTgtaagctgggcagaaatgggttaaaaaggaacaaggggtgggggtgggggaagcatttTGCAATGGGCGACCTGGTGCAGGCCCAGCCATTTACCTGAGACGAAAAGCAGAAGTCCACACGCACCGGCGCTTGTCCATAAGCCTGCCAAGCCAGCAAAAGCCTTCTGGTCCCCGTAAACAGGCTGGTTTGGAGAGGTGGAGGTAAGAAAATTGCTTTCGGAAGAGCCCTCGCTGAGAAGGCAAAGCAGGCCGACTCCGTTCCTTTTCGGAGAACAATGCCTTCTCTGTCTGCCTGTGTGTCCCTCCCCAACCCCTGGGAGCGAGCTGGGAGGGCTGGTGCGTCCCACCAGCTCCAAGCTGGTTGGAGACACTTGTCCCCTCTGCTTTCCCAAAGCCTCCGCCTGCCAattcataatttttttaattaaaaaaagaggcTGTCATCATTTTCATTAATGAACAggtttgttttatttactttttttttctccaaccaCGACACTGAGTTattataacaatttttttttttcattttaaaaataggactgagccctgctggaaagggagagggaaggacaagcaaataattattaaaaaaaaaaaagatctaaaggggaaggggaaaaaaaaaacacggaTCAAACAACAGGTGAGAAAGGAGGGACACGAAAGAATGAAGGGCTCTCTCTATCCAGGCTGGTCTCTGCAAATCCACGCACTCCCTTGAAACCGACAAGAAAACTGTACAGAGTAGCAAACAAGGGACAATTGGTGGCGAAAGCGGATTGATTGTCCATCACttaaagcgccccccccccactcacacacccACGCCCACACACTAGTTTGGAGTTCAGTCGCAACTCAGTTTCCTCCGCCTCCCTTTTTTCTTGGCCCCCCCCCTTAATTTTGTGCATTCCCTTCCCCAGAAAGAGCAGACAATGAAAAATaaacccctttcccctcctcctacaAATAAAGCCCCCACCCCTAAACGAACaaacgaacaaacaaacaaacagtgctCTTCGAATTGGACAATATTGCACAGGTCAGTCAGCGGGACAAACGAGAGCGGGGGGCGGGGCAGCAGGACAGGGGAAAGGACCACCGTTTCCTGCCCAGGGTTCTTTTTGCTTCCTTGAAAGGAACATTCACCAGGAATAAAATAAATTCCATAAATAAGGTCCAAAGTGTACATCTTTAAAgggttttttcatttttttttcttaaggaaCAGGGCTGTGTATCTCTGGGGGGGGCGGTGAAAGTTCCAGCCCGGAGCCCCGCAGACCTAGACAAAAaagaaggctggggaggcacacGCGGACTCCGCTGGAGAAGCGCCAGTCGGTGGGGTGTCCAGTGATCAGACCCTCCCGTTCATTTTGGCACCGTCTGGAGAAGGGAGAAGCTGCAGTCCCGTGCCTGCTTTCCCGGAGTCAGCTCCATGgaactcaatgggtcttatttctgagcagacccGTGCGGGATCGGGCCGCGAGGCTTCTTGGTGCCCGAGCTCCAGTTCTTTGGCGCAGAAGGAGAAACCCAAGGGGAGGCTTCGCTTCGGCTCCCGGGAGCGCGATCCCCGCACCCGTTGCGCGGTGGGTCTCCTTCCTTCCCGACGCCCCCCAGAGCGGGAGGGTCGGAGGGAGGGCGAGTCTTGGCGAGGGGCTCGGAGGGCGCGCACAACAGCGCCCTGCTCCActgtggggagaggcaggcaggcccGCGGCCGGGctcgttctccccggggacagcCCCCgccgcttccctcccccctggctcTGCCTCCCGTGCGGCCGAGCGGGGCAGAGACCTCAGACGGGCCGCAGGAGCGGCACCGAGGTGACCACGGGGTGCGAGTAGTAGACGGGGTGGGGGAAAGTGAGCAGCGGCTGGCTGACTGGCGCGCTGGCCGCCGCGGGACCCCCGGCCGCCCCCGCAGCGCCCGCGCCGCCCTCGGCGCCCGCGCCCTCGTGGTAGAGGATGGGCACGCGGACGATGCGCTGCGCGGCGGCGTGGCTGAGGTTGGCGGCCTCCAGCTCGGCGGCCAGCTGCCGCTTCCACTTGTTGCGCCGGTTCTGGAACCATATCTTGACCTGCGTCTCGGTCAGGTGCAGCGAGGCGGCCAGGCCGGCGCGCTCCGAGCTGCTCAGGTAGCGCTTCAGGTCGAAGGTGGACTCCAGCTGGAAGACCTGGCTGCGCGAGAACACCGTCCGCGTCTTCTTCTTGCGGCAGGGCTTCTTCTCCGCGCCGCCCTCGGGGGGCGCCTCCCCGCCGCGCCGGGCCGGCCAGTCCTCCGCGCCGCTGCTCTCGCCCTTCTTCGCCTCCTCCGCGTCGCTCTCCTCCAGCACGATCTCCTCCGGGCTCTTCGGCCCCGGCTCCTTGGCCTCCCGCTCCGCCTCTGCCTCCGGGGAGTCCCTGTCCGTGCCCCCCGACGCCGGCGACGAGTCTCTCAGCAGCAGGGACTTGTCCGCGGACGCTGCGGGACAGCCGGGAAAGAGAAGAGCAGGGTCAGCGTCCGAGCCAGGAGCACTCCCTGGGCCTCGCCCTCGGGATGTCtaggggcccgatcctatccacgctttcctagaaggaagccctactgaatgcaatgggacttacttctgagtacacttgCATAGGGTTGGggtgtcagagcccaatcctatccacgctttcctggcaggaagccctactgaatgcactggggtttacttctgagtagacatgcataggattgggcttggagTCAGGGGAGCGGCTGGATGaccagggctacaatcctatccacactttcctgggagtaaaccctactgaatgcaatggaccttacttctgagtagaccataCGGTTGTGCTCCCAACGCAGCCCTGTTTACTCCAAAGGAAGCCTCCCTGGGTTGAATGGGTACCTGCGCACAGAATCGCAGCCCCAGGAACAGagtcttaaagcccaatcctctgcatgtctactcagaaataagtcccattagaatcaatggggcttacacccaggactAAGCCCTGGCCATCCAACCAGCTCACCTGAATCcgaacccaatcttatgcatgtttactcagaagtaagtcccattagcgccaaaaggtcttactcccagaaagtgtgaataggattgcagccttaaagccgagGTCAAACGCATCTATTTGGTAGTCAACGAGTCTTCTTTTGCAGCGAGACTGCCATCCTGTGCGCACTTACTGGGGAGAAATCCCCCTGGACACCTTGAGACTGACTTCTGCCTTCAACTCTGTCAATTTCCTCCAGGATCCTAACCCCTTGCttgacagtaagtcccatttcttcCTGTGGAACTGACTTTCAAGTCGTGGGgttcaggattgcagctgtagctGGACTCCCAAAAGTCCCCTGTCAGTCAGGCTGCACTTACTTCGGAGCCAGTACTCCAGAATAAATCTCAACGAAGTAAACTTAAGCGACTTCCTTAAACGGCCTTC
This portion of the Tiliqua scincoides isolate rTilSci1 chromosome 3, rTilSci1.hap2, whole genome shotgun sequence genome encodes:
- the HMX3 gene encoding homeobox protein HMX3, with amino-acid sequence MPETGQDAPGTPAQPPPPPPPAHPKESPFSIKNLLNGDHPKAPPKQPRALFPPVAKGALEGAGFALSQMGDLAFPRFEIPAQRFALPAHYLERSPAWWYPYSLTPAGGHLPRPEASADKSLLLRDSSPASGGTDRDSPEAEAEREAKEPGPKSPEEIVLEESDAEEAKKGESSGAEDWPARRGGEAPPEGGAEKKPCRKKKTRTVFSRSQVFQLESTFDLKRYLSSSERAGLAASLHLTETQVKIWFQNRRNKWKRQLAAELEAANLSHAAAQRIVRVPILYHEGAGAEGGAGAAGAAGGPAAASAPVSQPLLTFPHPVYYSHPVVTSVPLLRPV